In Methylobacterium aquaticum, the following are encoded in one genomic region:
- a CDS encoding aldo/keto reductase: MEYRQFGRSGLKVPALSLGTGTFGGNNEFFQRWGRTDVAEAGRMVDLCLDAGVTFFDTADIYSQGASEEILGQALKGKRHRALISTKATFPMGEGPNDMGSSRYHLVRACEASLKRLGTDHIDVYFMHGFDALTPVDETLRALDDLVRAGKIGYIGASNFSGWQLMKALGTSERYGLARYVAYQGYYSLVGRHYEWELMPLGLDQGVALMVWSPLGWGRLTGKIRRGSNDSGRIAAGGAEGGPPVADEALFRVVDVLDELAAETGRSVAQVALNWLLSRPTVANIVVGARNEEQLKQNLGAVGWTLDPAQIARLDAASRETPIYPYWHQKGFDERNPKPTIW, translated from the coding sequence ATGGAATACCGGCAGTTCGGCCGCTCCGGCCTCAAGGTCCCGGCCTTGAGCCTCGGCACCGGCACCTTCGGGGGTAACAACGAGTTCTTCCAGCGCTGGGGCCGGACCGACGTCGCCGAGGCGGGCCGGATGGTCGACCTGTGCCTGGACGCGGGCGTCACCTTCTTCGACACCGCCGACATCTACTCGCAGGGCGCCTCCGAGGAGATCCTCGGCCAGGCGCTCAAGGGCAAGCGCCACCGGGCGCTGATCTCGACGAAGGCGACCTTCCCGATGGGCGAGGGACCGAACGACATGGGGTCCTCGCGCTACCACCTGGTGCGCGCCTGCGAGGCCAGCCTGAAGCGCCTCGGCACCGACCATATCGACGTCTACTTCATGCACGGCTTCGACGCGCTCACCCCCGTCGACGAGACCCTGCGGGCGCTGGACGACCTCGTCCGGGCCGGCAAGATCGGCTATATCGGCGCCTCGAACTTCTCCGGCTGGCAGTTGATGAAGGCGCTCGGGACCTCCGAGCGCTACGGGCTGGCGCGCTACGTCGCCTACCAGGGCTATTACTCGCTCGTCGGCCGCCACTACGAGTGGGAGCTGATGCCGCTCGGCCTCGACCAGGGCGTCGCCCTGATGGTGTGGAGCCCGCTCGGCTGGGGCCGCCTCACCGGCAAGATCCGCCGCGGCTCGAACGACAGCGGGCGCATCGCGGCGGGGGGCGCCGAAGGGGGGCCGCCGGTCGCCGACGAGGCCCTGTTCCGGGTCGTCGACGTGCTCGACGAACTCGCCGCCGAGACCGGGCGCAGCGTGGCGCAGGTGGCGCTCAACTGGCTGCTCAGCCGCCCGACGGTGGCCAACATCGTGGTCGGCGCCCGCAACGAGGAGCAGCTGAAGCAGAATCTCGGCGCCGTCGGCTGGACCCTCGATCCGGCGCAGATCGCCCGCCTCGACGCGGCGAGCCGGGAAACCCCGATCTATCCCTACTGGCACCAGAAGGGCTTCGACGAGCGCAACCCGAAACCGACCATCTGGTAG
- a CDS encoding GGDEF domain-containing protein: protein MKLDAPTLVTVTVFVMVVMGALYLLSWSQARQTRALGFLGAAQVVGAAAITLFGLRDVIPDWLSIGLANAVMLVAFGLMWCGARSFEGRRIPFAWLAAGPLLWLAACLVPPFYASLGARVILSSAVAGLYCTLAARTLWHHGGDRLPSRTPAAILLASEGLLIWARIPATLVLPVPPTGTPVQTGWVAALCFVALLYTVAVSVLFMALAKERLEAEQRRVAGTDPLTGIANRRALAAEARVVLGHGPAALLLFDLDHFKRVNDTFGHAVGDAVLVGFCAAARRVLPAGTAFGRLGGEEFACLLPGADAAGAASIAESVRLAVAAMRPDRAPGLVVTVSVGVARSSGTDGTGDFEALLGLADRALYQAKAQGRDRVVLAGPGLRQVA, encoded by the coding sequence ATGAAGCTGGACGCGCCGACCCTGGTGACCGTGACCGTCTTCGTGATGGTCGTGATGGGCGCGCTGTACCTCCTGTCCTGGAGCCAGGCGCGGCAGACGCGGGCGCTCGGCTTCCTCGGCGCGGCCCAGGTGGTGGGCGCCGCCGCGATCACCCTGTTCGGCCTGCGCGACGTCATCCCGGACTGGCTGTCGATCGGGCTCGCCAACGCGGTGATGCTCGTCGCCTTCGGGCTGATGTGGTGCGGCGCCCGCTCGTTCGAGGGCCGGCGCATCCCGTTCGCCTGGCTCGCCGCCGGCCCGCTCCTCTGGCTCGCCGCCTGCCTGGTGCCGCCGTTCTACGCCTCCCTCGGCGCCCGGGTGATCCTGTCCTCGGCGGTGGCCGGCCTGTACTGCACGCTCGCCGCCCGCACCCTCTGGCACCATGGCGGCGACCGGCTGCCGTCGCGGACCCCAGCGGCGATCCTCCTCGCCAGCGAGGGGCTGCTGATCTGGGCGCGGATCCCCGCCACCCTGGTCCTGCCGGTCCCGCCGACCGGCACCCCGGTCCAGACCGGCTGGGTCGCGGCCCTGTGCTTCGTCGCCCTGCTCTACACGGTGGCGGTCTCGGTGCTGTTCATGGCGCTCGCCAAGGAGCGCCTGGAGGCCGAGCAGCGCCGCGTCGCCGGGACCGACCCGCTCACCGGCATCGCCAACCGCCGGGCGCTCGCGGCCGAGGCCCGCGTCGTGCTCGGCCATGGGCCCGCCGCCCTGCTGCTGTTCGATCTCGATCACTTCAAGCGGGTCAACGACACCTTCGGCCACGCGGTCGGTGACGCGGTGCTGGTCGGCTTCTGCGCCGCCGCCCGACGCGTCCTGCCCGCCGGAACCGCGTTCGGGCGCCTCGGCGGCGAGGAATTCGCCTGCCTCCTGCCGGGCGCCGACGCGGCCGGGGCGGCCTCCATCGCCGAGTCCGTCCGCCTCGCCGTGGCGGCGATGCGCCCCGACCGGGCGCCCGGTCTCGTCGTCACGGTCAGCGTCGGCGTCGCCCGGAGTTCCGGCACCGACGGCACGGGCGATTTCGAGGCCCTGCTCGGCCTCGCCGACCGGGCGCTCTACCAGGCCAAGGCGCAGGGGCGCGACCGGGTGGTGCTCGCCGGGCCGGGGTTGCGGCAGGTGGCGTGA
- a CDS encoding MHYT domain-containing protein, whose amino-acid sequence MAHQGVHDPVLVVLSIAIAMLASFVALDLAGRMKAATGWARWAWLTVAALVLGGGVWSMHFVAMLAFRLPGLEITYDLGQTLLSLALPVAVTAFGLAIAQKAGGGRGAVVAAGVVTGLGIATMHYTGMAAMRLAATLHYDPAWVAASVLIAVGAATVAIRLALAESGFWVRAAASGAMGLAIAGMHYAAMRGLHASHTGGADPAGIGAGVDQVRLAAGVTAVTFLVLTLALAAAAIDRRVSQRVAREAEALRASEERYRLLLQSVTDYAIFMLDRDGVVANWNAGARRIKGYAAEEIVGTHFSRFYTEEDRAAGEPAQALAIAAGSGKFEAEGWRVRRDGSRFWASTVIDPIVGEDGRLVGFAKVTRDITERKAAQEALVQAQGALAQAQKMEAVGQLTGGVAHDFNNLLMAVLGSLELLRKRLPDDPRLLRLLDNAVQGAERGAALTQRMLAFARRQELKPEAVDLAHLVRDMTDLLQRSIGPAVRIETRFPAGLPPALVDAHQLELALLNLVVNARDAMPEGGTVTIAARTGEAGAGGPELCLSVADTGTGMDEATLARAQEPFFTTKGVGRGTGLGLSMVHGLAAQSQGRLSLRSRPGAGTTAEIWLPVAAPDSAMPVPVEAPTRRAPARPVPAQVVLVVDDDPLVLENTAAMLEDLGHRVIEARSGREALDLMRRARTLDLVLTDHAMPEMTGLQLAARLAAERPGLRLILATGYADLGPDEAAGLPRLAKPYDQATLARMIEVVVRGIEAGPDDDTVVPFPKSA is encoded by the coding sequence ATGGCGCATCAAGGCGTCCACGATCCCGTCCTCGTCGTCCTGTCGATCGCCATCGCCATGCTGGCATCCTTCGTGGCACTGGATCTCGCCGGCCGGATGAAGGCCGCGACCGGCTGGGCCCGGTGGGCCTGGCTGACGGTCGCCGCGCTGGTGCTCGGCGGCGGCGTCTGGTCGATGCATTTCGTGGCCATGCTGGCCTTCCGCCTGCCGGGGCTGGAGATCACCTACGATCTCGGCCAGACGCTGCTCTCCCTGGCGCTGCCGGTCGCCGTCACGGCGTTCGGGCTCGCCATCGCCCAGAAGGCCGGCGGCGGACGGGGAGCGGTGGTCGCGGCCGGCGTCGTGACCGGGCTCGGCATCGCCACGATGCATTATACCGGCATGGCGGCGATGCGCCTGGCCGCCACGCTCCATTACGATCCGGCCTGGGTCGCCGCCTCGGTGCTGATCGCCGTCGGGGCCGCCACGGTGGCGATCCGGCTGGCGCTGGCCGAGAGCGGGTTCTGGGTGCGGGCCGCGGCCTCCGGGGCGATGGGGCTTGCCATCGCGGGCATGCACTACGCCGCCATGCGCGGCCTGCACGCGTCGCATACGGGCGGGGCCGATCCCGCCGGGATCGGGGCGGGGGTCGACCAGGTCCGTCTCGCCGCCGGCGTCACCGCGGTGACCTTCCTGGTCCTCACCCTCGCGCTCGCCGCCGCCGCGATCGACCGCCGCGTCTCCCAGCGCGTCGCCCGCGAGGCCGAGGCGCTCCGCGCCAGCGAGGAGCGCTACCGCCTGCTCCTCCAGAGCGTGACCGACTACGCGATCTTCATGCTCGACCGCGACGGCGTGGTGGCGAACTGGAATGCCGGCGCCCGCCGGATCAAGGGCTACGCGGCCGAGGAGATCGTCGGCACCCATTTCTCGCGCTTCTACACCGAGGAGGACCGGGCGGCCGGCGAGCCGGCGCAGGCGCTCGCCATCGCGGCCGGAAGCGGCAAGTTCGAGGCCGAGGGCTGGCGGGTGCGCCGGGACGGCAGCCGGTTCTGGGCCAGCACCGTCATCGACCCGATCGTCGGCGAGGACGGCCGGCTCGTCGGCTTCGCCAAGGTGACCCGCGACATCACCGAGCGCAAGGCGGCGCAGGAGGCCCTGGTCCAGGCGCAAGGAGCGTTGGCCCAGGCCCAGAAGATGGAGGCGGTGGGCCAGCTCACCGGCGGCGTCGCCCACGACTTCAACAACCTGCTGATGGCGGTTCTGGGCAGCCTTGAGCTGCTGCGCAAGCGCCTGCCCGACGATCCCCGCCTGCTGCGCCTGCTCGACAACGCGGTCCAGGGCGCCGAGCGCGGCGCGGCGCTCACCCAGCGCATGCTCGCCTTCGCCCGGCGCCAGGAGCTCAAGCCCGAGGCGGTCGACCTCGCCCATCTCGTGCGCGACATGACCGACCTGCTCCAGCGCTCGATCGGCCCCGCGGTGCGGATCGAGACGCGCTTTCCCGCCGGGCTGCCGCCGGCCCTGGTCGATGCCCACCAGCTCGAGCTCGCGCTCCTCAACCTCGTGGTCAATGCCCGCGACGCGATGCCGGAGGGCGGCACCGTCACGATCGCGGCCCGGACGGGCGAAGCCGGGGCGGGCGGCCCCGAACTCTGCCTCTCGGTCGCCGATACCGGCACCGGCATGGACGAGGCGACCCTCGCCCGCGCCCAGGAGCCGTTCTTCACCACCAAGGGCGTCGGCCGCGGCACCGGGCTCGGCCTCTCGATGGTGCATGGCCTGGCGGCCCAGTCGCAGGGCCGCCTGTCGCTGCGCAGCCGGCCGGGCGCCGGGACCACCGCCGAGATCTGGCTGCCGGTGGCGGCGCCCGACTCCGCGATGCCCGTGCCGGTCGAGGCGCCCACCCGCCGCGCTCCCGCCCGCCCCGTGCCGGCGCAGGTCGTCCTCGTCGTCGACGACGATCCCCTGGTGCTCGAGAACACCGCGGCGATGCTGGAGGATCTCGGCCACCGGGTGATCGAGGCCCGGTCCGGCCGCGAGGCCCTGGACCTGATGCGCCGCGCCCGGACCCTCGACCTGGTGCTGACCGACCACGCCATGCCGGAGATGACCGGGCTCCAGCTCGCCGCCCGCCTCGCCGCCGAGCGGCCGGGCCTCAGGCTCATCCTCGCCACCGGCTACGCCGATCTCGGCCCCGACGAGGCCGCCGGCCTGCCGCGGCTCGCCAAGCCGTACGACCAGGCGACGCTCGCCCGGATGATCGAGGTGGTGGTGCGGGGGATTGAGGCCGGTCCCGACGACGACACGGTGGTGCCGTTCCCGAAGAGCGCGTGA
- a CDS encoding heparinase II/III family protein gives MGWGPDRWRFYRLVGHEAGRVLRAAAVRATSRPSALARLRPTGLVIAPQDLRTSDPTIAADIYAGLFVFAGRALATGGRSPFDFAPPSSQWGEALYGFGWLRHLRAAESALSRSNARAFVQDVMAGRGDPVLAQRPSVVARRLISLLSQSPLVLEGADHAFYQAFLKLIGRSTRSLDRALRRGVMPRDRLVCAVALAYAGLCCEGFEPVLRRGTRLLHRELTRQILPDGGHRSRDPGFAKDLLLDLLPLRQSFLSRDIAPPDSLLNAIDRMLPLLRLLRHGDASLGHHNGMGATAADQLATLLVYDGALAKPLMHAPHSGYARLEGGGGTLVVADIGAAPPPAYSALAGAGCLSFELSCGPQRLVVNCGMPATGEEMRELARTTAAHSTACLADTSSCRFLSLSQPGLIHPLAAWLKRRMGPIVVRGPAEVAVERGTDAAGAAVLAARHDGYAPTLGLLHERRWRLHPDGALLEGHDGFVREAGGRGGPVETAIRFHLHPSVRASRVAGGVRLAGAGAPWLFEADEVDPVIEESVFFAAFNGARRTEQIVLHLTAADGTRVAWRFRRLPA, from the coding sequence GTGGGTTGGGGGCCTGACCGCTGGCGATTCTACCGGCTCGTCGGGCACGAGGCGGGGCGCGTCCTGCGGGCCGCCGCCGTTCGCGCGACCTCGCGCCCCTCGGCGCTCGCCCGCCTGCGCCCGACCGGCCTCGTCATCGCGCCGCAGGACCTGCGCACCAGCGACCCGACCATCGCGGCCGACATCTATGCCGGCCTGTTCGTGTTCGCCGGCCGGGCGCTCGCCACCGGCGGGCGCTCGCCCTTCGACTTCGCGCCGCCGTCGAGCCAATGGGGCGAGGCGCTCTACGGCTTCGGCTGGCTGCGCCACCTGCGCGCCGCCGAGAGCGCGCTGTCGCGGTCCAACGCCCGCGCCTTCGTGCAGGATGTCATGGCCGGCCGCGGCGATCCGGTCCTGGCCCAGCGGCCCTCCGTGGTCGCCAGGCGGCTGATCTCGCTCCTGTCCCAGTCGCCCCTGGTGCTGGAGGGGGCCGACCACGCCTTCTACCAGGCCTTCCTGAAGCTGATCGGGCGTTCCACCCGCAGTCTCGACCGGGCTTTGCGCCGCGGCGTGATGCCCCGCGACCGGCTCGTCTGCGCGGTGGCGCTCGCCTATGCGGGCCTGTGCTGCGAGGGGTTCGAGCCCGTCCTGCGCCGGGGCACGCGGCTGCTGCACCGCGAGCTGACCCGCCAGATCCTGCCCGATGGCGGCCATCGCAGCCGCGACCCGGGCTTTGCCAAGGACCTCCTCCTCGACCTCCTGCCGCTGCGCCAGAGCTTCCTCAGCCGCGACATCGCCCCGCCGGACTCGCTGCTCAATGCCATCGACCGGATGCTGCCGCTCCTGCGCCTCCTGCGCCACGGCGACGCCTCCCTCGGCCACCACAACGGCATGGGGGCGACTGCCGCCGACCAGCTCGCGACCCTGCTGGTCTATGACGGCGCACTGGCCAAGCCCCTGATGCACGCGCCGCATTCGGGCTATGCCCGCCTCGAGGGCGGGGGCGGCACCCTGGTGGTGGCCGATATCGGTGCCGCTCCGCCGCCGGCCTATTCGGCGCTGGCCGGCGCCGGCTGCCTGTCCTTCGAATTGTCTTGCGGGCCGCAGCGGCTGGTGGTGAATTGCGGCATGCCGGCCACCGGCGAGGAGATGCGGGAGCTCGCCCGCACCACCGCGGCCCATTCCACCGCGTGCCTCGCCGATACCTCCTCCTGCCGCTTCCTCTCCCTGTCGCAGCCGGGCCTGATCCACCCGCTCGCCGCCTGGCTCAAGCGCCGGATGGGGCCGATCGTCGTGCGCGGGCCGGCCGAGGTCGCGGTCGAGCGCGGCACCGACGCGGCCGGGGCCGCCGTGCTCGCCGCCCGGCACGACGGCTACGCCCCGACGCTCGGCCTCCTGCACGAGCGGCGCTGGCGCCTGCACCCGGACGGCGCCCTGCTGGAGGGCCATGACGGCTTCGTGCGCGAGGCGGGCGGGCGGGGCGGCCCGGTGGAGACCGCGATCCGCTTCCATCTCCACCCGTCGGTACGGGCGAGCCGGGTCGCTGGCGGCGTGCGGCTCGCCGGGGCCGGCGCGCCCTGGCTGTTCGAGGCCGACGAGGTCGACCCGGTGATCGAGGAGAGCGTGTTCTTCGCCGCCTTCAACGGCGCCCGCCGCACCGAGCAGATCGTGCTCCACCTCACCGCCGCCGACGGCACCCGGGTGGCGTGGCGGTTCCGCCGCCTTCCGGCGTGA
- a CDS encoding RsmB/NOP family class I SAM-dependent RNA methyltransferase, translating to MDGQHNAGAGPEAAGLPARRLAWGIVADLLGKNRGTALEDAMEPVVHRAALPPQDAGLARAIASTTFRHLGVIFNALDQSLAKGLPEDQPGLVALLATGAAQILYLNVQDHAAVDLAVRLAKAEPGMQHLGGLTNAVLRRIARERDAIRQEGDAEPLRLNTPGWLAQRWIKAYGEETARAIAAAHARGAGLDLTLRPGAALPDGLDGRRLPSGLSLRLDDARTPVPELPGFQDGAWWVQDAAAALPAHLLGVQAGERVADLCAAPGGKTAQLAASGATVLAVDRSAPRLRRLEANLARLGLSAEVKAMDALALPEDRPFDAVLLDAPCSATGTVRRHPDVAWAKRESDLPRLTALQARLLDKAARLTRPGGRLVYCTCSLEPAEGEVQAETFLKRQPDFVRRPITPEEVGDPALVTPSGDLRTLPSHWPDEGRGGLDGFFAVRLERRGA from the coding sequence ATGGACGGACAACACAACGCCGGTGCGGGCCCCGAGGCCGCCGGCCTGCCGGCGCGGCGCCTCGCCTGGGGGATCGTGGCGGACCTGCTCGGCAAGAACCGCGGCACGGCGCTCGAGGACGCGATGGAGCCGGTCGTCCACCGGGCCGCGCTGCCGCCGCAGGATGCGGGCCTCGCCCGCGCCATCGCCTCCACGACGTTCCGGCATCTCGGGGTGATCTTCAACGCCCTCGACCAGAGCCTGGCGAAGGGCCTGCCGGAGGACCAGCCGGGCCTCGTGGCGCTGCTCGCCACCGGGGCGGCGCAGATCCTCTACCTCAACGTCCAGGACCACGCCGCCGTCGACCTGGCGGTGCGCCTCGCCAAGGCCGAGCCGGGGATGCAGCATCTCGGCGGCCTCACCAACGCCGTCCTGCGCCGGATCGCCCGCGAGCGCGACGCGATCCGCCAGGAGGGCGATGCCGAGCCCCTGCGCCTCAACACGCCGGGCTGGCTCGCGCAGCGCTGGATCAAGGCCTATGGCGAGGAGACCGCCCGGGCCATCGCGGCGGCCCATGCGCGGGGGGCGGGGCTCGACCTCACCTTACGCCCGGGCGCCGCGCTGCCCGACGGCCTCGACGGGCGGCGCCTGCCGAGCGGCCTGAGCCTGCGCCTCGACGATGCCCGCACGCCGGTGCCGGAGCTGCCCGGCTTCCAGGACGGCGCCTGGTGGGTGCAGGACGCCGCCGCGGCCCTGCCGGCCCATCTCCTCGGGGTGCAGGCCGGCGAGCGGGTCGCCGATCTCTGCGCGGCGCCCGGCGGCAAGACCGCCCAGCTCGCGGCAAGCGGCGCCACGGTGCTGGCCGTCGACCGCTCGGCCCCGCGCCTGCGCCGGCTGGAAGCGAACCTCGCCCGTCTCGGCCTCTCGGCCGAGGTCAAGGCCATGGACGCGCTGGCGCTGCCGGAGGACCGGCCCTTCGACGCGGTGCTGCTCGATGCGCCGTGCAGCGCCACCGGCACGGTGCGGCGCCACCCGGACGTCGCCTGGGCCAAGCGCGAGAGCGACCTGCCCCGCCTCACCGCGCTCCAGGCCCGGCTCCTCGACAAGGCGGCGCGGCTCACCCGCCCGGGCGGGCGCCTCGTCTACTGCACCTGCTCGCTCGAGCCGGCGGAGGGCGAGGTGCAGGCCGAGACCTTCCTCAAGCGCCAGCCGGACTTCGTCCGCCGCCCGATCACGCCCGAGGAGGTCGGCGATCCCGCCCTCGTCACGCCGTCGGGGGACCTGCGCACCCTGCCGTCGCACTGGCCGGACGAAGGCCGCGGCGGGCTCGACGGCTTCTTCGCCGTGCGGCTGGAGCGGCGCGGCGCGTGA
- a CDS encoding L,D-transpeptidase — protein sequence MHKQSGWTAAAIVAATMAAGPAAARELVAFDAAAEAGTVVVRTAERRLYFVNGDGTAIRYPVAVGKAGKQWTGYARIDGKYLRPAWSPPDEVKRDNPRLPEVIAGGSPSNPMGVAALTLDRGEYAIHGTNRPGSIGTFASYGCIRMYNQDVADLYGRVQVGTTVVVTR from the coding sequence ATGCACAAGCAGAGTGGATGGACCGCGGCGGCGATCGTCGCGGCAACGATGGCGGCCGGTCCGGCCGCGGCGCGGGAACTGGTCGCCTTCGACGCGGCGGCGGAAGCCGGCACGGTGGTGGTGCGCACCGCCGAGCGGCGGCTGTACTTCGTCAACGGCGACGGGACGGCGATCCGCTATCCGGTGGCGGTCGGCAAGGCCGGCAAGCAATGGACCGGCTATGCCCGCATCGACGGCAAATATCTCCGGCCGGCCTGGTCGCCGCCGGACGAGGTGAAGCGGGACAATCCGCGCCTGCCGGAGGTGATCGCCGGCGGCTCGCCGAGCAACCCGATGGGCGTGGCGGCGCTCACCCTCGACCGGGGCGAATACGCGATCCACGGCACCAACCGGCCGGGCTCGATCGGCACCTTCGCGTCCTATGGCTGCATCCGGATGTACAACCAGGACGTGGCCGATCTCTACGGCCGCGTCCAGGTCGGGACGACGGTGGTGGTGACGCGGTGA
- a CDS encoding cupin domain-containing protein, whose translation MGDTTIKKVSGGQSPQGPDGQRYLASGKQVAMRLWVDEPPTDDKPSAARDYETVGYVIAGRAELVVEGQTVRLEPGDSWLVPAGAEHTYRILETFTAVEATSPPA comes from the coding sequence ATGGGTGACACGACGATCAAGAAGGTGTCCGGCGGGCAATCGCCGCAGGGGCCGGACGGCCAGCGCTACCTCGCCTCCGGCAAGCAGGTCGCGATGCGGCTGTGGGTCGACGAGCCGCCGACCGACGACAAGCCGAGCGCCGCCCGCGACTACGAGACCGTCGGCTACGTGATCGCCGGCCGGGCCGAATTGGTGGTCGAGGGCCAGACCGTGCGGCTGGAGCCGGGCGATTCCTGGCTGGTGCCGGCGGGCGCCGAGCACACCTACCGCATCCTCGAGACCTTCACCGCCGTCGAGGCGACGTCGCCGCCCGCGTGA
- a CDS encoding DUF1674 domain-containing protein: protein MSESETPSKTLSPAAQRALAEAEARRAEIDARADEIRREREINGRGGLEPVRYDDWEVKGLATDF, encoded by the coding sequence ATGAGCGAGAGCGAGACTCCGTCCAAGACCCTGTCGCCGGCGGCGCAGCGGGCGCTGGCCGAGGCCGAGGCGCGGCGGGCCGAGATCGACGCCCGGGCGGACGAGATCCGCCGCGAGCGCGAGATCAACGGGCGCGGCGGCCTGGAGCCGGTGCGCTACGACGATTGGGAAGTGAAGGGCCTGGCGACCGACTTCTGA
- a CDS encoding PH domain-containing protein has translation MGLLDGLLGHGSDIAPEAVAQELDGMLVPGETVQVAFRVIRDLMVFTDRRMILVDKQGVTGRKVSYLTVPYRAITSFSIENAGSFDMDSELTIWVSGRPDPISRTLKRGADIRGIQRAIAATLR, from the coding sequence ATGGGCTTGCTCGACGGGCTGCTCGGCCATGGCAGCGACATAGCGCCGGAGGCGGTGGCGCAGGAACTCGACGGGATGCTGGTGCCCGGCGAGACCGTGCAGGTGGCGTTCCGGGTGATCCGCGACCTGATGGTCTTCACCGACCGGCGGATGATCCTGGTCGACAAGCAGGGCGTGACCGGCCGCAAGGTCTCGTATCTCACGGTGCCCTACCGGGCGATCACCTCGTTCTCGATCGAGAATGCCGGCAGCTTCGACATGGATTCGGAGCTGACGATCTGGGTCTCGGGCCGGCCCGACCCGATCAGCCGCACCTTGAAGCGCGGGGCCGACATCCGCGGCATCCAGCGGGCGATCGCCGCGACCTTGCGGTGA
- the rnhA gene encoding ribonuclease HI: MRTIVYADGGCDPNPGPGGWGVVIQATDGTVELCGGDPQSTNNRMELTAAIRALEHFPEGAAIEMRCDSQYVVKSVTEWIRGWKLKGWRTTTGPVKNVELMQRLDELAARRDVRWVWVKGHSGEAGNERADRLAAQGRRQALGLPPRADIAPAKTPAKTPAASPASASPSSAPPVESAPRGTSIPVDGALGLRLSRAAKQAGTTPQAYADEVLRLAVDLGPEGLALLREAKARKLPAA; this comes from the coding sequence ATGCGAACCATCGTGTATGCCGACGGCGGCTGCGATCCCAATCCCGGCCCGGGCGGCTGGGGCGTGGTGATCCAGGCCACGGACGGCACCGTCGAGCTGTGCGGGGGCGATCCGCAGAGCACCAACAACCGCATGGAGCTGACCGCGGCGATCCGGGCGCTGGAGCATTTCCCCGAAGGCGCGGCGATCGAGATGCGCTGCGACAGCCAGTACGTGGTGAAGTCGGTCACCGAGTGGATCCGCGGCTGGAAGCTCAAGGGCTGGCGCACCACCACCGGCCCGGTGAAGAACGTCGAGCTGATGCAGCGCCTCGACGAACTGGCGGCGCGGCGCGACGTGCGCTGGGTCTGGGTCAAGGGCCATTCCGGCGAGGCCGGCAACGAGCGCGCCGACCGGCTGGCGGCGCAAGGGCGGCGCCAGGCCCTCGGGCTGCCGCCGCGGGCCGACATCGCACCGGCCAAGACGCCGGCCAAGACCCCGGCTGCCTCCCCGGCTTCCGCTTCACCGTCATCCGCACCGCCCGTGGAATCCGCGCCCCGCGGCACCTCGATCCCGGTGGACGGGGCGCTGGGCCTGCGCCTCTCGCGCGCGGCCAAGCAGGCCGGCACCACCCCGCAGGCCTATGCCGACGAGGTGCTGCGCCTCGCCGTCGATCTCGGCCCCGAGGGGCTGGCGCTCCTGCGCGAGGCCAAGGCCCGGAAGCTGCCGGCGGCGTGA